Proteins from one Oncorhynchus gorbuscha isolate QuinsamMale2020 ecotype Even-year linkage group LG18, OgorEven_v1.0, whole genome shotgun sequence genomic window:
- the LOC124003489 gene encoding zinc finger protein 878-like, whose protein sequence is MSSEKETLMDEIEQSLWNLTEDNLCYLCERCGMDGPEINGMNHRLLRRKVMEEMWDKTDSMKSEEQGMSWLVHLKEDIRRTQEEGSSALMSPSQSDDVDWNEEGGTRLPSNRLEAKSDLERHTPEQRESDVTTSQSESVFLKPHLCTKCGKGFNQAGCLKRHLRTHTGEKPFVCPRCGRAWSDSGNLKRHMRKTHPGEEMVVKRVDTQRSDPTGNREEMTVNSIKSEEQGTSRSLQLKEEDACGAPVSPRQAHADDIDLNVEDRDWLPSIGLKAEPMSPRQSDDDAADRKEEWNQVGGATLPSDGLEAESARERHGCDKPLLPSSTLAESPSRASPGSALLCGLKRVSVRLVDCRKTLGQSTHIIHKTTQTGEKPHSWSNAEQHKTLSGDRPGSHICDHCGKNFKTATNLKRHFLYLSGEKPYICSDCGKRFTQAGSLKTHQRTHTGEKPYICPRCGKAWSDYGNLKRHIRSHTVKRYTVKPHHCSDCGKQFIVKSSLKHHRLVFHTDHPHRCGQCKKSFITAERLESHIKTQHPPRDPLKNPHVCSECGKGFHQAGCLKRHLRTHTGEKPFVCPRCGRAWSDSGNLKRHMRKTHPGEEMVVKRVDTQRSDPTGSREEMNVDSIKSEEQGTSRSLQLKEDIRRILVDASGAPMSPNQADDYSEDGDEGGTWLPSNRLEAKSDLERHTPEQRESDMTTSQSESVFLKPHLCTKCGKGFKKAGCLKRHLRTHTGEKPFVCSCCGKAWSDSGNLKRHMRKTHPGEEMVVKRVDTQRSDPTGSREEMNVDSIKSEEQGRSRSLQLKEEDACGAPVSPRQAHADDVDLDVEDRDWLPSIGLKAEPMSPSQSDDDAADRKEEWNEGEGALRCGKAWSY, encoded by the exons ATGAGTTCAGAGAAGGAAACGTTGATGGATGAAATCGAACAGAGTTTATGGAATTTAACTGAGGACAATCTATGTTACCTGTGTGAACGTTGTGGAATGGATGGCCCTGAAATTAATGGGATGAATCATCGCTTATTAAGGCGCAAAGTCATGGAGGAAATGTGGGACAAGACAGATTCAATGAAATCAGAGGAGCAGGGAATGTCTTGGTTAGTTCATCTGAAAGAGGACATCAGAAGGACACAGGAGGAGGGTAGCAGTGCACTCATGAGTCCCAGCCAATCAGATGACGTAGACTGGAATGAAGAGGGAGGAACTAGGTTGCCTAGCAACAGACTGGAGGCTAAATCTGATTTAGAGAGGCACACACCAGAGCAGAGGGAGAGTGATGTGACTACTTCCCAGTCTGAAAGTGTTTTTCTCAAACCACACTTGTGCACTAAATGTGGAAAGGGATTCAATCAGGCCGGCTGTCTTAAGAGACACCTGAGGACTCATACGGGGGAGAAACCATTTGTTTGCCCTCGTTGTGGGAGGGCTTGGAGTGATTCTGGAAACTTAAAGAGACACATGAGAAAAACTCACCCAGGAGAGGAGATGGTTGTTAAGAGGGTCGACACTCAGAGGAGTGACCCTACAGGAAATAGGGAGGAAATGACTGTGAATTCAATTAAATCGGAGGAGCAGGGAACGTCTCGGTCACTCCAGCTGAAAGAGGAGGATGCTTGCGGTGCGCCCGTGAGTCCCAGACAGGCTCATGCTGATGATATAGACCTAAACGTTGAGGACAGGGATTGGTTGCCTAGCATCGGACTGAAGGCAGAGCCCATGAGTCCCAGACAATCCGATGATGACGCTGCAGACCGCAAAGAAGAATGGAACCAAGTGGGAGGCGCTACGTTGCCTAGCGATGGACTGGAGGCGGAGTCAGCTCGAGAGCGCCACGGTTGC GACAAGCCTCTCTTGCCCTCCTCCACCCTCGCAGAGTCCCCGAGTCGTGCCTCTCCCGGTAGCGCCTTATTGTGCGGTCTGAAGAGGGTGTCTGTGCGGCTGGTCGACTGCAGGAAGACACTGGGGCAGAGTACCCATATAatacacaagacaacacagacgGGAGAGAAACCCCACAGCTGGTCTAATGCTGAACAACACAAAACCCTCTCAGGAGACAGGCCTGGCTCCCATATCTGTGATCACTGTGGGAAGAATTTTAAAACAGCAACCAATCTGAAAAGACACTTCCTGTATTTGTCTGGAGAGAAACCATACATCTGCTCTGATTGCGGAAAGAGATTCACGCAGGCTGGCAGTCTTAAGACACACCAGAGAACTCATACTGGGGAGAAACCGTACATCTGCCCTCGTTGTGGGAAGGCTTGGAGTGATTATGGAAACTTAAAAAGACACATAAGAAGTCATACTGTTAAACGATACACAGTGAAACCTCACCACTGCTCTGATTGTGGGAAACAGTTCATTGTAAAATCAAGCCTTAAACATCACCGGCTAGTTTTTCACACAGATCATCCTCATCGCTGTGGTCAATGTAAGAAGAGCTTCATAACTGCAGAAAGACTGGAATCACACATTAAGACACAACACCCGCCAAGGGATCCTCTGAAGAACCCACACGTGTGCTCTGAATGTGGAAAGGGCTTCCATCAGGCCGGCTGTCTTAAGAGACACCTGAGGACTCATACGGGGGAGAAACCGTTTGTTTGCCCTCGTTGTGGGAGGGCTTGGAGTGATTCTGGAAACTTAAAGAGACACATGAGAAAAACTCACCCAGGAGAGGAGATGGTTGTTAAGAGGGTTGACACTCAGAGGAGTGACCCTACAGGAAGTAGGGAGGAAATGAATGTGGATTCAATTAAATCTGAGGAGCAGGGAACGTCTCGGTCACTCCAGCTGAAAGAGGACATCAGAAGGATACTGGTGGATGCCAGCGGTGCACCAATGAGTCCCAACCAAGCCGATGATTATTCTGAAGACGGTGACGAGGGAGGAACTTGGTTGCCTAGCAACAGACTGGAGGCGAAATCTGATCTAGAGAGGCACACGCCAGAGCAGAGGGAGAGTGATATGACTACTTCTCAGTCAGAAAGTGTTTTTCTCAAACCACACTTGTGCACTAAATGCGGTAAGGGATTCAAAAAAGCCGGCTGTCTTAAGAGACACCTGAGGACTCATACGGGGGAGAAACCATTTGTTTGCTCTTGTTGTGGGAAGGCTTGGAGTGATTCCGGAAACTTAAAAAGGCACATGAGAAAAACTCACCCAGGAGAGGAGATGGTTGTTAAGAGGGTTGACACTCAGAGGAGTGACCCTACAGGAAGTAGGGAGGAAATGAATGTGGATTCAATTAAATCGGAGGAGCAGGGAAGGTCTCGGTCACTCCAGCTGAAAGAGGAGGATGCTTGCGGTGCGCCCGTGAGTCCGAGACAGGCTCATGCTGATGATGTAGACCTAGACGTTGAGGACAGGGATTGGTTGCCTAGCATCGGACTGAAGGCAGAGCCCATGAGTCCCAGCCAATCCGATGATGACGCTGCAGACCGCAAAGAAGAATGGAATGAAGGGGAAGGCGCCCTTCGTTGTGGGAAGGCTTGGAGTTATTAA